A window of the Cryptococcus neoformans var. neoformans B-3501A chromosome 9, whole genome shotgun sequence genome harbors these coding sequences:
- a CDS encoding hypothetical protein (HMMPfam hit to Carn_acyltransf, Choline/Carnitine o-acyltransferase, score: 382.1, E(): 7e-112) — MIIPSSIHRIQSVHTPLRTLRTTSFFPVLAPAHPASITARNVSRRMFAASTYRDNQLKTFENQSKLPRLPVPDLEASLEGYLQSLGPLLEEKYDKASLSNEVEKRRLYVKDFASAGGLGRVLQERLKDLDHVSPNNWLNDTLWLALAYHTWRAPLLVNSNWWLCFAEDPLSPPPPSLPSSTNESNSTGAQTATIKIPNASPLTDVPAGGQGGGKEWLVSGSIDPPVQYEKVVKKEWITPWQIRRAAWIARRFAEFRTKLERQEIKPDEIKGVKFCMNQYANMFNLSRIPLPNCDAFSNPSPLSTHLSLLVDDYYYAIDIFSPPSSSADGVPEPLPAGEIEKRFQAAVDDAKRRKQRGERAVEVGVLGADDRDNWTKNRERLLLLSPSNRSTLTSLSTSLLALSLDPYTLPSVPPPSGDPLRLPAVDAQVRNCATGIDGGRNRWFDKAVSVLVETSGRAGIMGEHSPVDALIPSIVVEYVLDKPVDESQFKTSTPVVVATGKGGEGWEKLDWAVDETILQEIEQVKQKNQKLIDDSDASQLWWGEYASEWIKKTAKQAPDAYIQQALQLAWFLDQGYPTATYETASTRTMLHGRTDVIRSLTSESRAFVKAMINPESTADERYRLLSSACQAHNALTKRSSSGHGYDRHLMGLKVQLRAGETHPLFEDEVYAKSQEWKLSTSGLSAGGKFTATGFGAAWPDGYGINYMAGPHLIKFGIESKFSCEKTSTQRFKHNIAQVLRDMRAVCEAVGGVDASRAKL, encoded by the exons ATGAttattccttcttccatacACCGCATCCAGTCTGTACATACCCCTCTTAGAACCCTCCGCACAACCTCGTTCTTCCCAGTATTAGCACCCGCGCACCCCGCCTCGATCACTGCCAGAAACGTATCCCGTAGAATGTTTGCCGCTTCCACTTACAGAGATAATCAGTTAAAAACCTTTGAGAACCAGAGTAAACTCCCAAGGCTGCCTGTGCCAGATTTGGAAGCTAGTCTGGAGGGGTACCTTCAGAGCCTGGGACCGTTACtggaggaaaag TATGACAAAGCTAGTTTGAGTAACGAAGTTGAGAAACGACGATTGTATGTTAAAGACTTTGCTTCAGCCGGAGGACTGGGGCGAGTTTTGCAAGAACGTCTTAAAG ACCTTGATCATGTATCCCCCAACAACTGGCTAAATGATACACTCTGGCTTGCGCTCGCTTACCATACCTGGAGAGCTCCGCTGCTGGTCAACTCGAATTGGTGGCTATGCTTTGCCGAAGATCCGCTTAGccctcctccgccttctCTACCTTCTTCTACGAATGAATCCAATTCCACGGGCGCTCAAACTGCTACTATCAAAATTCCCAACGCTAGCCCTCTCACGGACGTCCCGGCAGGCGGTCAAGGTGGTGGTAAAGAGTGGCTCGTGTCAGGCTCAATCGATCCTCCTGTGCAGTACGAAAAGGTCGTAAAGAAGGAGTGGATTACGCCCTGGCAAATTCGGCGTGCGGCTTGGATCGCTAGGCGATTTGCAGAGTTTAGGACGAAACTGGAGAGACAAGAGATCAAGCCGGATGAGATCAAGGGAGTCAAGTTCTGTATGAACCAGTATGCCAA CATGTTCAACCTCTCGAGGATACCTTTACCCAACTGCGACGCTTTTTCGAACCCTTCTCCACTCTCAACGCACCTCTCTCTTCTAGTGGATGATTACTACTACGCTATCGACATTTTTTccccaccttcttcctctgccgaCGGTGTGCCAGAACCACTCCCTGCTGGGGAAATTGAGAAGAGATTCCAAGCGGCAGTGGACGATGCTAAGCGAAGGAAACAACGTGGGGAAAGGGCTGTGGAGGTTGGTGTATTGGGTGCTGATGATAGAGATAACTGGACCAAG AACCGAGAGCGCCTCTTACTTCTCTCACCCTCGAACCGCTCTACCCTGACTTCTCTCTCAACGtctcttctcgccctttcACTCGACCCTTACACACTCCCATCTGTGCCTCCTCCCTCTGGCGACCCTCTCCGGCTTCCGGCTGTTGACGCTCAAGTGAGAAACTGCGCCACAGGCATAGACGGCGGTAGAAACAGGTGGTTCGATAAAGCTGTTAGTGTGTTGGTAGAGACAAGCGGCCGGGCGGGGATTATGGGCGAGCATTCCCCGGTGGACGCATTGATTCCTAGTATCGTGGTCGAGTATGTGCTGGATAAGCCTGTCGATGAGTCCCAATTCAAGACTTCTACGCCGGTAGTGGTAGCCACGGGAAAGGGTGGTGAAGGGTGGGAGAAGCTGGATTGGGCTGTGGATGAGACTATCTTACAGGAGATTGAGCAAGTCAAGCAGAAGAATCAAAAGTTGATTGATGACTCTGATGCAAGTCAGTTGTGGTGGGGCGAATACGCTTCAGAATGGATTAAGAAAACTG CCAAACAAGCACCCGACGCATATATCCAGCAAGCTCTCCAGCTTGCATGGTTCCTTGACCAAGGTTATCCTACGGCCACTTATGAAACCGCCTCTACTCGTACCATGCTGCACGGTCGTACGGACGTCATCCGCTCGCTCACATCCGAATCTCGTGCATTCGTCAAGGCCATGATCAACCCCGAAAGCACCGCCGATGAGAGATACAGGCTTCTGAGCAGCGCTTGCCAGGCGCACAATGCGCTTACTAAGAGGTCCTCCAGTGGGCATGGGTACGATCGTCATTTGATGGGTCTTAAGGTCCAGTTGCGAGCGGGGGAGACGCACCCCttgtttgaggatgaggtgtATGCAAAGAGCCAGGAGTGGAAATTGTCCACAAGCGGGTTGAGCGCTGGTGGGAAATTCACGGCGACTGGATTTGGGGCTGCTTGGCCCGATGGATATGGGATCAATT ACATGGCAGGCCCGCATTTGATCAAGTTTGGGATTGAGAGTAAATTCTCGTGCGAGAAGACGTCTACGCAGCGGTTCAAGCATAATATTGCGCAAGTATTGCGGGATATGCGTGCTGTGTGCGAGGCGGTGGGCGGAGTGGATGCATCGCGGGCCAAGTTgtag
- a CDS encoding hypothetical protein (HMMPfam hit to Mpv17_PMP22, Mpv17 / PMP22 family, score: 57.5, E(): 3.7e-14) — MSAISRPITSRLWNHYTTALRERPLRTKMIQSGVLFITADIVAQLGIEGRSLRRAISGEEGDEVYEPLRTARLVSYGTIIFAPLAHMWLSTLEKISLSSRWTTLASRLVLDMTVWSPCVTFMFPTSLGLLEGKSIKEVRHKVAMGWFPTWQKAVCVFGPTQILNFTLVPAQHRLLFVQSVGMCWNIFLSWQNNRNNKVLAAATLKLAVARVHVSEIESEENPEENEVEQAEKELEKAQAAVKRAEEKKERMRKEGGEAGVGVRMGWS; from the exons ATGTCCGCAATCTCTCGCCCTATCACTTCCCGCTTATGGAACCACTATACCACCGCTCTGCGTGAACGACCACTGCGCACGAAAATGATTCAAAGTGGTGTTCTCTTCATAACGGCCGATATTGTGGCACAGCTAGGTattgaaggaaggagttTAAGGAGAGCGATCTcgggggaggagggcgatGAGGTATATGAA CCTTTAAGAACGGCCAGGCTGGTTTCCT ATGGGACCATTATCTTCGCCCCTCTTGCTCATATGTGGCTCAGCACACTAGAAAAAATCAGTCTTTCCAGTCGCTGGACGA CCCTTGCTTCCAGATTAGTATTGGATATGACTGTGTGGAGTCCCTGTGTTACTTTCATGTTTCCAACTTCGCTTGGTCTCTTAGAAGGGAAGAGCATTAAGGAGGTCCGTCATAAAGTAGCCATG GGCTGGTTCCCAACGTGGCAGAAGGCCGTATGTGTCTTTGGTCCTACCCAGATTCTCAATTTTACCCTTGTTCCAGCCCAACATCGTCTTCTATTCGTCCAGTCTGTCGGCATGTGCTGGAACATCTTCCTTTCATGGCAAAACAATAGAAACAACAAGGTCCTCGCTGCCGCCACGTTGAAACTTGCTGTAGCTCGTGTTCATGTGTCGGAAATTGAGAGCGAAGAAAATCcggaagagaatgaagtcGAACAAGCGGAGAAAGAGTTGGAGAAAGCGCAAGCGGCCGTCAAAAGAgccgaggagaagaaggaaaggatgcGAAAGGAAGGTGGGGAGGCGGGTGTTGGTGTCAGAATGGGATGGTCATAG
- a CDS encoding hypothetical protein (HMMPfam hit to Fer4, 4Fe-4S binding domain, score: 64.4, E(): 3e-16), translating to MRHLTLIRPALQPIVPRTFARTLITTPPRLLATPSNDTGPQHVTPGPPKSPNPLDTATQSAISAQKYPDYSTGPSAIDKASQILFLTEIVRGMWVVLEQFFRPPYTIMYPFEKGPLSARFRGEHALRRYPNGEERCIACKLCEAICPAQAITIESEAREDGSRRTTRYDIDMTKCIYCGFCQEACPVDAIVETQNQEFSTETREELLYNKEKLLLNGDRAEAEIAANLQSEHGLEDSMWEWDVHAQYHGYKMYHNYALQLSCSQRGVISRRMR from the exons ATGCGCCATCTCACGCTCATCCGCCCCGCTCTTCAGCCCATCGTGCCCCGCACCTTCGCCCGCACTTTAATCACAACCCCTCCCCGCCTCCTCGCCACTCCCTCAAACGATACCGGCCCTCAACATGTCACCCCCGGCCCGCCCAAATCTCCCAACCCTCTTGATACAGCTACCCAGAGCGCCATTAGCGCTCAAAAATACCCAGACTACTCTACTGGCCCTTCTGCCATTGACAAGGCCTCTCAGATCTTGTTCTTGACCGAGATTGTGAGGGGTATGTGGGTTGTGCTTGAGCAATTCTTCAGACCACCGTATACTATCATGTATCCCTTTGAGAAGGGACCTCTTTCAGCGAGGTTTAGAGGAGAACACGCTTTGAGACGGTACCCCAATGGCGAGGAAAGGTGCATTG CGTGCAAGTTATGTGAAGCTATCTGCCCGGCGCAGGCCATCACCATTGAATCTGAGGCTCGTGAAGATGGATCTAGGAGGACTACCCGATATG ATATTGATATGACAAAGTGCATCTATTGTGGTTTCTGCCAAGAAGCGTGCCCCGTTGACGCCATTGTCGAGA CACAAAACCAGGAATTCTCTACCGAAACTCGAGAAGAGTTGTTGTACAACAAGGAGAAGCTTTTGTTGAATGGTGACAGGGCGGAAGCGGAGATTGCTGCCAACCTCCAGTCTGAGCAC GGTTTGGAGGACAGCATGTGGGAGTGGGATGTACATGCGCAATACCATGGATATAAAATGTATCACAATTACGCTCTACAATTGTCGTGCTCGCAACGCGGTGTGATTTCTAGGCGCATGCGGTGA